One region of Triticum aestivum cultivar Chinese Spring chromosome 6B, IWGSC CS RefSeq v2.1, whole genome shotgun sequence genomic DNA includes:
- the LOC123137305 gene encoding uncharacterized protein encodes MCTNDGLSSSEIAIRDALHWPDGTRKYSSRSNPDEDHMGLLVQALLDKYNEENNLLGDDAYNVEDVVSFQEVYEGKGGWYYRLNCTRKTKGGVDNLFFAEVLRMNRGLQFKLTCLHMVKPAVDNGTCYGCKKTNVSMKHPIDAGKYKGGHDPSWPPRLCMVLPPDLPEGFDAKMKAMEERIRYQFQDSDVLISDAGRTAAADGLDKSQLGRRGFPAADARMNKERTGYVYGDRDVAKSDAGRPAAGLEGKWGTYVIPPMRLKV; translated from the exons GTGCACAAACGATGGGCTTTCCAGTTCGGAGATTGCTATACGAGATGCTCTTCACTGGCCAGATGGCACGAGGAAGTATTCTTCGAGATCCAATCCGGATGAAGATCATATGGGGCTATTGGTTCAAGCTTTGTTGGACAAGTACAATGAGGAGAATAATCTTTTGGGG GATGATGCATATAATGTTGAAGATGTCGTGAGCTTCCAAGAAGTTTATGAGGGCAAAGGTGGCTGGTACTACCGTCTGAATTGTACTAGAAAGACTAAAGGTGGCGTCGACAATCTCTTCTTTGCTGAAGTCTTGAGAATGAATAGAGGACTACAATTCAAGCTCACCTGTCTCCATATGGTTAAACCTGCTGTTGATAACG GTACATGCTATGGTTGTAAAAAAACCAATGTTAGTATGAAGCACCCCATTGACGCTGGTAAATACAAAGGTGGCCACGATCCCTCGTGGCCACCACGGCTTTGCATGGTTCTTCCACCGGATTTGCCTGAGGGTTTTGATGCTAAGATGAAAGCTATGGAGGAAAGGATTAGATATCAATTCCAG GACTCTGATGTGTTGATATCGGATGCTGGAAGAACTGCTGCTGCTGATGGTTTGGACAAGAGCCAGCTGGGAAGAAGGGGCTTCCCAGCTGCTGATGCTAGAATGAACAAGGAAAGGACTGGATATGTATACGGG GACCGTGATGTGGCAAAATCGGATGCTGGAAGGCCTGCTGCTGGTTTGGAGGGAAAGTGGGGCACGTACGTTATACCGCCGATGCGTCTGAAGGTTTGA